Part of the Methanobrevibacter arboriphilus JCM 13429 = DSM 1125 genome, ATATATGGCGCAGAAAACCAACTTTGTCTTCTTATAAATATATAGAAAATAAAAAGTTTTCTAAATTTAAAGATGAATTTTAAATTATAAACAAATATTAATATCTTTGATTTCATGAGTATCATCTCCTCAAAGCTTAGTGAGAAGGTCTATTGATTTTACATTATTAAAGATCCTTCTCCTTAAGATATAATCAATGTTTTTTTAAGTTGGTGATACTGCAAGATATTGTTATGTTCTTCATATTATAAAAGTATTACTATAATATTATATATTATTATTGTAATAAAAATAGAAAAATATATAAATTATAAAAAATAATATATTATAAAAAATAATATAATACTACATTATTAAAGATCCAGAGGTTTTAATGAGTATTTATCATTTATTCATATAAAACCTCTATCCTATTTTTTCTAGCTAATTGTAAATATTTTTAAAACTATTTTTATAGCTATTATAACTTTTATTCTATTTCCTATTTTTTGTATATTGATTATTGAATTTTTTATAAAAGTCTTGATAAATGAATTTTTATTCTAATCTTATTTATAATAGCTATTTTTTAGTTATTAGTGTTATTATTGGTTTTGATGTTTTGTGATAATTTTTTTTAATTTTTAATGATATTGATATAAAAGTAAATAGTAATAGACTTAAAAGTAATATAATTTATTTAAAAAGTAGAGCTTAATATTTTTAATAATTAAGAATTTATTTATATATTGTTTGTTTTACAATATTGTTTTAGATATCTTTTAAAAGTTTGAAATCAGTTTCAGCTTCTTTTTCACTAGCTACTCCAATTGTAACCATATCTGCATAATTTAATTCTTTTAAAAAATTAAAAGCCTCTTCTGGTTGTTGAATTCCACAAGCTAATATTTTATTTATGATTATTTTTTTATCAATTTTTTCAATGAGATTAGCTAAATCTTCTCTTTCTTTTTCTAAAAAGACTTTAGTATCCATCATATATCCGAGTTTATTTACAGGAATCATATAAAAATCAAATAAATCTAAGATAGGCGAATCAAGTAATTTTTCCGTTGTTTTATATGGGTAAGCTGTTATAAGCCCTGCAAATGCGCCTTGTTTTTTAATTTCTTTTAATATTTCCTCAATTAACTCAAAATCATAGCTATCAGTAATAAATTCATCAACAAGCATTATTGGAGTATTATATTTAGCTAAAAGCTTTATGTCTTTTTTCCAATCAACATTTTTTGCTTTTCCATAATCTGGGTTAACATAATCGATTATTGTTTTTCCAACAGTTCCAATAATAGTTATTTCACTGTATTTTACTACCTTTTCATAGCTTTCTATTAAATTATCATTATTTACTAAATTTATAGCATTTACTCCATTTTCATTAGCTTTTTTTATTATTTTAGCTACATTATCAGAGTTTATCTCTAAATCAAGGTGATATAATCTGGATCTATGTCCAAAATAGCTTTCTGCTGTAAATGGAGCTGTTCCTAAGATTATTCTTGGAATTTTTTTGTCTTTAAATATTAGATTTTCATTGAAAATTATAATCACCTTTAATATTACTATATTTTTTTAGTTATATTTATTATTATTTAATCCTATTTTTATTATTATTTTTAAAATAATATAAAATTATTTTTAAGCTTATAAAAATAGAAAATTTTTATAGATAGTTAAATATTAGAAAAGTAGTTATTAATTTGTTATGTTTATATTCTTTTTTAAAAAAAATTAGAGTGAGACTCATCCTTTTTAGGATGAATCTCAAAGCTTTGTACCTATGTTTATTTTTATAATTTATATATTTTTCTATTTTTATTATAGTAATATTTATATTATTTTTTCTTTACTCTTTTTCTAATACAACTGCAGTTCCATAAGCTAATACTTCTTGCATATTTGTAGCTACTGCATCTGAATCATAACGAACAGCTATTAATCCATTAGCTTCCATACTTTTAGCATGTTCTATTAATTTATTTAGTGCTTTATCTCTTGATTCTTCCATCATTTGTTGGTATTCTTTTATTTCTCCACCTAAAATAGATCGGAGTTCTCCTCCAAGTTGTCCACCTAATCCTCTACTTCTTACTGTTAATCCATATGCAAAACCTTTTGTTTCAGTAATTTTATATCCTGGAACATCATTTGCACTTGAAATAACAAATTCTTCAACTAATACCATCTTATCATCACTTTAATTTATATTTTTTTTATACCAATCTTTTTATTCAAAGTCATATTATTCAGATCTAATTTTTATAAAAAAATAAATCTTAATATATATTGGAACAGATATTCGTTCCATTTATGACTCATTATATTCTTAGCTTACTCACATATATAAATGTTTTTAGTTATGCTAATTGAATTTTCTTATTTACAATTTTCTCTTATTCTATAATTCTTTATCAACTAATTGTAATGGAATTCAAGAACTACTTTTTTAAATTTTTCTTCTAGTAAACATTTCTAATTTTAATTCCTTTTTTTATCATAATTATCAATTACAGTTATGTTATAGTTATAATAACTATTCCAATCAATATTATTCATATTTTTTCTTGTTCTAAGTGCATTAGATAAAAAATCGCTATTAATAATACTGTTAAGATCATTGATTATCTTAAAAATATTTGTTAATAGTAATACTTTTATATCATAATGATTAACAGTTACTAATGATTATTAGTAATAATTTGAACTAAAAAACTATTACTTTTAAATATAAAAATTAAAAAAATTATCACAAAACATCAAAACCAATAATAACACTAATAACTAAAAAATAGCTATTATAAATAAGATTAGAATAAAAATTCATTTATCAAGACTTTTATAAAAAATTCAATAATCAATATACAAAAAATAGGAAATAGAATAAAAGTTATAATAGCTATAAAAATAGTTTTAAAAATATTTACAATTAGCTAGAAAAAATAGGATAGAGGTTTTATATGAATAAATGATAAATACTCATTAAAACCTCTGGATCTTTAATAATGTAGTATTATATTATTTTTTATAATTTATATGTTTTTCTATTTTTATTACTAATTTTTATTATAGTAATATTTATATTATTTTTTCTTTACTCTTTTTCTAATACAACTGCAGTTCCATAAGCTAATACTTCTTGCATATTTGTAGCTACTGCATCTGAATCATAACGAACAGCTATTAATCCATTAGCTTCCATACTTTTAGCATGTTCTATTAATTTATTTAGTGCTTTATCTCTTGATTCTTCCATCATTTGTTGGTATTCTTTTATTTCTCCACCTAAAATAGATCGGAGTTCTCCTCCAAGTTGTCCACCTAATCCTCTACTTCTTACTGTTAATCCATATGCAAAACCTTTTGTTTCAGTAATTTTATATCCTGGAACATCATTTGCACTTGAAATAACAAATTCTTCAACTAATACCATCTTATCATCACTTTAATTTATATTTTTTTTATACATTTTTTCTTTATTGTTTTAAGTTTTTCTAATTTTTGTATTTTTTTCTTATATTTTTTTAATTATCTTTAATAATCCTTTATTTTTAATTTTAAGGTGGGGGGGGGGGGGGGTAGCTATTGTTTTTTATTTTTAGGAGGTAACATTTATATAGGAGTATTTTTATAATATTATATTGTAACATAGTGAGTGTTCATTTTATTATAGTTACATATTTTATATTATATATACTTATTGATTGGATCAGGAGGTGAAAAACGAAAATGTTTACAATAAATAGATTTTTTAAGCCAATTATTTTTGTTATGTGTGTTTTATTTATTTTTTTAGCTTTATCTAGTGTTAGTGCAGCTAATCATGATTTTACTACATTTAATACTACTGAACAGTTTCAAAGTGTTATTAATAATGATAATGATAATGATTTGGTGATTAGTTTTGATGATGGTGAGTATGTTGATTGGGGTCAGCTTAATATTAGTCGTAATGCTACTATTGTTGGTAAAAATCGTGGTGGTGCTAAATTCACAACATCTAGTGGTACTTTGTTTAATATTAATGCTACTAATGTAAAGATTATTAATTTAACTATTAGTGGTTATACTACAGCTATAAAATCTAATTGTAGTGATTTGACTGTTAGTGATAATAATATTACTACTTCTGGTGTTAGTATTAATTT contains:
- a CDS encoding heavy metal-binding domain-containing protein; its protein translation is MVLVEEFVISSANDVPGYKITETKGFAYGLTVRSRGLGGQLGGELRSILGGEIKEYQQMMEESRDKALNKLIEHAKSMEANGLIAVRYDSDAVATNMQEVLAYGTAVVLEKE